In Flammeovirgaceae bacterium 311, one DNA window encodes the following:
- a CDS encoding RuBisCo-like protein (COG1850 Ribulose 1,5-bisphosphate carboxylase, large subunit): MEDQRIKAKYLIETSFELEAAAEIMAGEQSCGTFVRVPGETDELREQFSARVESIEETGQVATPTLAGAKTKPNAPIRRAIVELSWPFHNVGANLPNLMATVAGNLYELAPFSGLKLLDIDIPQAFTQKYPGPQFGIEGTRKLTKVYNRPIIGTIIKPSVGLTAEATAAQVKILIEAGLDFIKDDELMGDAPHSHFEKRVELCMDVINRYADKKGKKPMFAFNISGDIDDMQRRHDYVLKRDGTCIMLSINHVGISGITKIRQHSQLPIHGHRNFWGALSRSEVLGLEFTAYQKIWRLAGIDHLHTNGIRNKFCESDESVIRSVKACLKPLLGGYEIMPVISSGQWAGQAVDTYKAINSADVMYVCGGGIVAHPDGIAAGVQSIIQAWEAAIQGKSLVDYGKTHPELEKALEYYG; this comes from the coding sequence ATGGAGGATCAAAGAATAAAAGCAAAGTATCTTATTGAGACTTCCTTTGAATTAGAGGCCGCTGCAGAAATAATGGCTGGAGAACAATCGTGTGGCACTTTTGTAAGGGTTCCGGGCGAAACAGATGAGCTTAGAGAGCAATTCTCTGCGAGAGTAGAATCAATTGAAGAAACAGGACAGGTTGCCACGCCCACTTTAGCCGGAGCAAAAACAAAACCTAACGCACCTATTCGAAGAGCAATTGTAGAACTTTCGTGGCCTTTTCACAACGTAGGAGCCAATCTCCCTAATCTGATGGCTACAGTTGCCGGAAATTTATATGAACTGGCACCATTTTCGGGCCTTAAACTGCTTGATATTGATATTCCCCAGGCATTTACACAGAAATATCCTGGTCCACAATTTGGCATAGAAGGAACAAGAAAGCTTACTAAGGTTTATAACCGCCCAATCATCGGCACTATCATCAAACCAAGTGTGGGGCTCACGGCCGAGGCTACTGCTGCGCAGGTTAAAATTCTTATAGAGGCTGGTTTGGATTTTATTAAAGACGATGAGTTGATGGGTGATGCACCTCATTCTCATTTTGAAAAAAGGGTAGAGCTGTGCATGGATGTAATTAACAGATACGCTGATAAAAAAGGTAAAAAGCCCATGTTTGCCTTTAATATAAGTGGAGATATTGATGATATGCAGCGAAGACATGATTATGTACTGAAGCGGGACGGAACCTGTATCATGCTTAGTATAAATCATGTAGGAATTTCGGGCATAACAAAGATCAGGCAGCATAGCCAGCTACCCATACATGGACACAGGAATTTCTGGGGAGCTCTAAGCAGAAGCGAGGTACTGGGACTTGAATTCACGGCTTATCAGAAGATCTGGCGCCTTGCCGGCATAGATCATCTGCATACGAATGGCATCAGAAACAAATTCTGCGAATCCGATGAATCAGTAATCAGATCAGTGAAAGCATGCTTAAAACCCCTCCTTGGAGGCTACGAAATAATGCCTGTTATTTCATCGGGCCAATGGGCAGGTCAGGCCGTAGATACTTATAAAGCCATCAATAGTGCAGATGTGATGTATGTCTGCGGTGGAGGCATAGTAGCTCATCCTGACGGTATAGCAGCCGGTGTACAAAGTATAATTCAGGCCTGGGAAGCTGCTATACAGGGAAAATCTTTGGTGGACTATGGAAAAACTCATCCTGAACTGGAAAAAGCTTTAGAATATTATGGATAA
- a CDS encoding coenzyme F420-dependent NADP oxidoreductase (COG0059 Ketol-acid reductoisomerase) encodes MKKVSLIGAGGKMGCRITDNLKNSEYEVSYIEINPQGIERLKARGVDVSKAEDVIPAADFVILAVPDIYIKNVARDIVPQMKPGAVAVCLDPAAPLAGALPERADISYFATHPAHPSIFNHEDKKENHYDYFGGISAKQAIVCALISGKEEDYEAAEQLAIQMYAPVFRSHRITIEQMGILEPALSETFTATCLLMLKEGLDEAVKQGVPKEAARDFLLGHINIIAAVLFDEIPGVFSDACYKAIEYGKPKIFRDDWKKIFEPESVKEQIKAIT; translated from the coding sequence ATGAAAAAAGTAAGCCTGATAGGAGCCGGCGGGAAAATGGGTTGCCGTATTACCGACAACCTCAAAAATTCAGAATATGAAGTGTCTTATATCGAAATAAATCCACAAGGCATAGAAAGATTGAAAGCCCGGGGTGTAGATGTAAGTAAAGCAGAGGATGTTATTCCTGCTGCTGATTTTGTGATTCTTGCAGTACCGGATATTTACATTAAAAACGTAGCCAGGGATATTGTACCCCAGATGAAGCCAGGCGCTGTTGCTGTTTGCCTGGACCCTGCTGCGCCACTGGCCGGTGCATTACCGGAAAGAGCAGACATCAGCTATTTTGCCACCCACCCTGCCCATCCTTCCATCTTCAATCATGAAGACAAAAAAGAAAATCATTATGATTATTTCGGAGGTATCAGTGCAAAACAGGCAATCGTTTGTGCCCTGATCAGTGGAAAGGAAGAAGATTATGAAGCTGCCGAACAGCTGGCCATCCAAATGTATGCACCCGTTTTCCGCTCGCACCGGATTACTATCGAACAAATGGGAATTCTGGAGCCCGCCCTGTCTGAAACCTTTACCGCCACCTGCCTGCTGATGCTAAAAGAAGGCCTTGATGAAGCAGTTAAGCAAGGTGTGCCCAAAGAAGCTGCCAGGGATTTTCTGCTGGGCCACATCAACATTATTGCTGCTGTGCTATTTGATGAGATTCCCGGAGTATTTTCTGATGCCTGCTACAAGGCAATTGAATACGGTAAACCTAAAATATTCAGAGACGACTGGAAGAAAATATTTGAGCCTGAATCTGTAAAAGAGCAGATCAAAGCCATTACCTGA
- a CDS encoding hypothetical protein (COG1082 Sugar phosphate isomerases/epimerases) gives MAHHHSRRDFIKTTASIGCGALLANLWPGDLLAAVSSKIRLSGQLWVYASRYPPNWDCTPILEEIFSDFQYAGLPGVEIIGQLLRHADVVERIGALSEKYGVAVTGSAIGGEMWNREKHQMILEDVEPIIERLHRLGGATFSMNVGNPNRRKTDKELDAQADLLKRIIKICEQKEIQANLHNHDFEMKEDLYEFKGIIDRVPELKLGPDINWLVRAGIDPVYFIETYGHKIVHLHIRDQHANGKWSEAVGEGVTDFRAIAKALRKANFQGRAVVELDFDDPPVRPVKENLRISAAYVKKVLKQV, from the coding sequence ATGGCACATCACCATTCCCGGAGAGATTTTATAAAAACCACAGCCAGCATTGGCTGTGGTGCATTGCTGGCAAATTTATGGCCAGGCGATTTGCTGGCTGCCGTCAGCAGTAAGATCCGGTTAAGCGGCCAGCTGTGGGTGTATGCCAGCCGGTATCCGCCCAATTGGGACTGTACCCCAATTCTGGAAGAGATTTTTAGTGACTTTCAATATGCGGGTTTACCAGGGGTTGAAATTATCGGGCAGCTTTTACGGCATGCTGATGTGGTGGAAAGGATAGGGGCATTAAGTGAGAAATATGGAGTAGCTGTAACGGGTTCTGCCATCGGGGGCGAAATGTGGAATAGGGAAAAACATCAAATGATTTTAGAAGATGTAGAACCTATTATTGAGAGGCTTCACCGATTAGGAGGAGCTACTTTTAGCATGAACGTAGGAAACCCAAATCGCCGAAAAACAGATAAGGAGCTGGATGCACAGGCAGACCTTTTGAAAAGGATTATCAAAATCTGTGAGCAAAAGGAGATTCAAGCCAATCTTCACAACCATGATTTTGAAATGAAGGAGGATCTGTATGAATTCAAAGGAATTATTGACAGGGTACCGGAATTAAAGCTGGGGCCGGATATTAACTGGCTGGTACGGGCAGGCATTGATCCAGTATATTTTATTGAAACCTATGGGCATAAGATTGTGCACCTTCATATTCGTGATCAGCATGCAAATGGAAAATGGTCGGAAGCTGTAGGAGAAGGTGTTACTGATTTTCGTGCCATTGCAAAGGCTTTAAGAAAAGCTAATTTCCAGGGAAGAGCCGTTGTAGAACTCGATTTTGATGATCCGCCTGTAAGGCCGGTGAAGGAAAATCTAAGAATCAGCGCAGCATATGTAAAAAAGGTTTTGAAACAGGTGTAA
- a CDS encoding N-acetylgalactosamine-6-sulfatase (COG3119 Arylsulfatase A and related enzymes), with protein sequence MKLLALETAGISGKNFTNNMKNLFIKNSRSLMAIMLMVLLMPTSLVVAQSKKTAEQKKKYNVLFILIDDMGWKDLSCYGSDFYESPNIDEFAESAMLFTSAYAASPLCSPTRASILTGQDPGRLRFTLPNGHERKEVLDPAETYTDAPHFRVATPQTRTRLPNDYLTFPEVLKENGYQTALMGKWHLGMAPYIPENQGFDVVVGGREQGWPPGPGYYFPPWNIETLPKAPEGTHIGDLVTDKAIDFIRENRSNPFLLCLWYYDVHGPFQTKKKYEEYYASKLSPEHIQRNPLMGGMVSVLDDNVGRVLNAVKDLELEDETIVIFTSDNGGDMYDYPNQKLPTYNYPLRSGKANNYEGGVRVPMIVRVPGMTKAGSISPVLTSSVDHYMSILELLNIPLPENFVTDGQSYIPALKGKKYQREPFYSTFYHNIPPTGNRPNISMREGPYKLYKFFYDGENLQHRYELYNIQEDIGEHHNLIEQKPKVFRKMAKQLEAYEKEVDLLQPQINKNYAGHTVGDWQGSDSTKISISQKVLHISATGIPEIKTVMVPMVEKDTIVLEFEMKSNGSGKGEVTYTQRVGKEVIKEKSLFEPAHNQDWQTYQVKLLLKGMLTDFSISPSTSAGQVSLRNLKLVSEEGYFIFDWPLY encoded by the coding sequence TTGAAATTACTGGCGCTGGAGACAGCAGGAATCTCAGGAAAAAATTTTACAAACAACATGAAAAACCTTTTCATTAAAAACTCCCGCAGCTTAATGGCTATTATGTTGATGGTTTTGCTAATGCCTACCTCTTTGGTTGTAGCTCAATCAAAAAAGACTGCGGAACAGAAGAAAAAATACAATGTGCTTTTCATTCTTATAGATGATATGGGCTGGAAAGATTTATCATGTTACGGATCTGATTTTTATGAATCGCCTAACATTGATGAATTTGCCGAATCGGCCATGCTATTTACGAGTGCTTATGCTGCAAGCCCGCTTTGCAGCCCTACACGGGCAAGCATACTGACTGGTCAGGATCCCGGCAGATTGCGGTTTACCCTGCCAAACGGGCATGAAAGAAAGGAAGTATTAGATCCGGCTGAAACCTATACCGATGCACCTCATTTCAGGGTTGCCACGCCACAAACCAGAACCAGATTACCCAATGATTACCTGACTTTCCCGGAAGTACTAAAGGAAAATGGCTATCAAACCGCGCTTATGGGCAAATGGCATTTAGGCATGGCCCCCTATATTCCCGAAAATCAGGGCTTTGATGTAGTAGTAGGCGGGCGCGAGCAGGGATGGCCTCCTGGTCCGGGTTATTATTTTCCCCCATGGAATATTGAAACTCTGCCCAAGGCGCCGGAAGGCACTCATATTGGCGATTTGGTTACTGATAAAGCCATTGACTTTATCAGGGAAAACCGTTCAAATCCATTCTTACTGTGCCTGTGGTATTATGATGTACACGGACCTTTCCAGACAAAGAAAAAATACGAAGAATATTATGCTAGTAAATTATCCCCGGAACATATCCAGCGAAACCCATTAATGGGAGGCATGGTGAGTGTGCTGGATGATAATGTAGGCAGGGTACTCAACGCAGTGAAAGACCTTGAGCTCGAAGATGAGACCATCGTTATTTTCACGTCAGATAATGGCGGGGATATGTATGACTATCCAAACCAAAAACTTCCAACCTATAATTATCCGCTAAGATCAGGCAAGGCAAATAATTATGAGGGAGGCGTAAGAGTGCCTATGATAGTGAGGGTGCCTGGCATGACCAAAGCGGGTTCTATTTCACCAGTTTTGACTTCCAGTGTAGATCATTACATGTCAATACTGGAATTACTGAACATTCCGCTTCCCGAGAATTTTGTTACCGACGGACAGAGCTATATTCCCGCCCTGAAGGGTAAAAAGTACCAGCGAGAACCCTTTTATTCTACTTTTTATCACAACATCCCACCTACCGGCAACAGGCCCAATATCAGCATGAGAGAGGGTCCCTACAAGCTGTATAAGTTTTTCTATGATGGCGAAAACCTGCAGCACCGCTACGAACTCTACAACATTCAGGAGGACATAGGGGAACATCACAATTTAATTGAACAAAAGCCTAAAGTATTCAGGAAGATGGCCAAGCAGCTGGAAGCTTATGAAAAAGAAGTAGACCTGCTGCAGCCCCAGATCAATAAAAATTATGCCGGCCATACGGTAGGAGACTGGCAGGGCTCCGATAGTACAAAAATCTCGATCAGTCAGAAAGTACTACACATCAGCGCTACCGGAATTCCGGAAATCAAAACAGTTATGGTACCCATGGTGGAGAAAGACACCATTGTGCTGGAATTTGAAATGAAATCAAATGGCAGTGGCAAAGGGGAGGTCACTTATACACAGAGAGTTGGCAAGGAAGTTATAAAAGAAAAATCTTTATTCGAACCAGCCCACAATCAGGATTGGCAAACCTATCAGGTAAAGCTTCTCCTGAAAGGTATGCTTACGGATTTTAGCATTTCACCATCCACATCAGCCGGTCAGGTAAGCCTGAGAAACTTAAAACTGGTTAGCGAAGAGGGATATTTCATTTTCGATTGGCCTCTCTACTAA
- a CDS encoding Hrp-dependent type III effector protein (COG3395 Uncharacterized protein conserved in bacteria) produces the protein MDKPDQHEIYLSYYGDDFTGSTDVMESLTLNGLPAALFLQPPGINEINNFRFKNSSFPAETRLRAFGVAGVSRSMTPDQMNEELPHIFKKISKIRSRFFHYKVCSTFDSSPEIGNIGHAIDLALKYFPSQYVPLIVGAPDLNRFCVFGNLFARVDTTTYRLDRHPTMSKHPITPMNESDLRLHLKNQTNRDVHLLDILTIEDGDDEIEKILQQTKDNLSAPFLLIDIINKEHLVKAGKVMLLHSNAENQLLVGSSGVENALTAYLQDTKVLSRFDLNVSVGQASKMLVMAGSCSPITHKQIDWAINAGFERIRIDSEKLVDPDTREQEILRVVLTATQLLHHKHVVVFTALGPEDEAIAKTHTKLKALTGNSCFPADYLAKIQGQILYRILEEHSDARVTVAGGDTSGHVAKALGIYALEVLTPIAPGAPLCIAHSKNKKFDGLEIALKGGQCGDENYFESIYMGTNQRLTIDPVLLSIQ, from the coding sequence ATGGATAAGCCGGATCAACACGAAATATACCTGAGTTATTATGGAGATGACTTTACAGGATCAACTGATGTGATGGAGTCTTTAACGCTGAATGGCCTGCCTGCCGCCCTGTTTCTCCAGCCTCCCGGAATTAATGAAATAAATAATTTCCGATTCAAGAACAGTTCTTTCCCCGCAGAAACCAGGCTTAGGGCATTCGGAGTAGCTGGTGTAAGCAGATCTATGACACCGGATCAAATGAATGAGGAACTACCCCATATTTTCAAAAAGATCAGTAAAATCCGCAGCCGCTTCTTCCATTATAAAGTATGCTCCACCTTTGATTCCTCACCTGAAATAGGAAACATCGGTCATGCCATTGACTTAGCCTTAAAGTACTTTCCCTCTCAGTATGTGCCTCTTATAGTTGGTGCACCCGACTTAAACAGGTTTTGTGTATTTGGTAATTTGTTTGCAAGAGTGGATACCACCACCTATAGATTAGACAGGCATCCGACCATGTCTAAACATCCTATAACCCCAATGAACGAAAGTGACCTGCGGCTGCATCTGAAGAACCAAACCAACAGAGATGTACACTTGCTGGATATTTTAACCATCGAGGACGGAGACGATGAAATAGAAAAAATACTTCAGCAAACAAAAGATAATCTATCGGCACCATTTTTACTTATCGATATCATCAATAAAGAACATCTGGTAAAGGCGGGAAAAGTAATGCTTCTTCATTCCAATGCTGAAAACCAGTTACTTGTCGGCTCTTCAGGAGTAGAAAATGCATTAACTGCGTATCTCCAGGATACAAAGGTTCTTTCCAGATTTGATTTGAATGTTTCAGTAGGCCAAGCCTCAAAGATGCTTGTAATGGCAGGAAGCTGTTCTCCCATTACTCATAAACAGATAGATTGGGCGATTAACGCGGGCTTTGAAAGAATAAGAATTGACAGTGAAAAGCTTGTTGATCCGGACACCCGAGAGCAGGAAATACTAAGAGTAGTATTAACAGCTACACAATTACTCCATCATAAGCATGTGGTAGTATTTACAGCTTTAGGACCAGAGGATGAAGCTATTGCCAAAACCCACACAAAACTAAAAGCGCTTACAGGAAACTCCTGTTTTCCTGCTGATTATCTGGCAAAAATTCAGGGGCAAATACTTTACAGGATATTAGAAGAACACAGTGATGCCAGAGTGACTGTGGCAGGTGGAGATACCTCAGGTCATGTTGCGAAAGCACTGGGAATTTATGCACTTGAAGTCCTCACTCCCATCGCTCCCGGAGCGCCGCTTTGCATTGCTCATTCAAAAAATAAAAAGTTCGATGGCCTTGAAATAGCGCTAAAAGGTGGGCAATGCGGCGATGAAAATTATTTTGAATCTATTTATATGGGAACCAACCAAAGATTAACAATAGATCCGGTTCTCTTAAGCATACAATAA
- a CDS encoding short-chain dehydrogenase/reductase SDR (COG1028 Dehydrogenases with different specificities (related to short-chain alcohol dehydrogenases)), producing MRKKVIVIGGSSGIGKAIAERFAKEGWLVMVAAPDLDATQKVVAGLDGEGHLAIEVDVTSEAHIERLRTQAQEKFGGFHALINSAGISRGLPVLEADFTAWDHSLQVMLYGSVKICRALIPLMQDGSRIIHITSIHYERVARGSSAYGMAKAAITQFTRSLALELAPRNILANAIAPGFVDTPMSVKADGKNELESEWFRDNYIKHDHLPLKRAARPEEVAGAAWFLAGPDASYITGSVLTVDGGLTITF from the coding sequence TTGAGAAAAAAAGTAATTGTAATAGGAGGTTCATCCGGAATTGGTAAAGCCATAGCAGAGCGATTTGCTAAAGAAGGCTGGCTTGTGATGGTAGCTGCTCCAGATTTAGATGCCACTCAAAAGGTAGTTGCGGGCCTGGATGGCGAAGGGCATCTGGCCATAGAAGTGGATGTAACCTCAGAGGCACATATAGAGCGCCTTAGAACACAGGCGCAGGAAAAGTTTGGCGGTTTTCATGCACTCATTAACAGCGCCGGCATTTCCAGGGGCTTGCCTGTGCTGGAGGCAGATTTTACAGCATGGGACCACTCTTTACAAGTGATGCTTTACGGTTCCGTTAAAATTTGCCGGGCTTTGATCCCCCTGATGCAGGATGGAAGCAGAATCATTCACATTACTTCTATCCACTACGAAAGGGTTGCCAGGGGCAGTTCGGCTTATGGCATGGCAAAGGCAGCCATCACTCAGTTTACAAGATCGCTCGCGCTGGAGCTGGCCCCCAGAAACATCCTGGCCAATGCAATTGCACCTGGCTTTGTAGATACACCTATGTCTGTAAAAGCCGATGGCAAAAATGAACTGGAGAGTGAGTGGTTCAGGGATAATTACATCAAACATGATCACCTCCCGCTGAAAAGAGCCGCCCGGCCAGAAGAGGTTGCCGGTGCTGCCTGGTTTTTAGCGGGCCCGGATGCTTCCTACATTACCGGATCTGTTCTTACCGTTGACGGTGGACTGACAATCACTTTTTGA
- a CDS encoding short-chain dehydrogenase/reductase SDR (COG1028 Dehydrogenases with different specificities (related to short-chain alcohol dehydrogenases)), translating into MNRFEGQVAVISGGADGLGKGIAERIATEGGKLALFDVNEQLLDKTVGEFSSRGFEASAYVVDVSSEEEVRLGFEQVEARYGKVDIMVNSAGIVGPTSTKIIDYATEAFDKVYAVNLRGAFLMTKYALQIMEKVNYGRILLIASIAGKEGNPGMVGYSATKSGVIGLVKGIGKEYAETGITINGLAPAVVKTTMNEHTAPEQLAYMTAKIPMKRLGTVAEVAAISAWIVSKECSFSTGFTFDLSGGRATY; encoded by the coding sequence ATGAACAGATTTGAAGGCCAGGTAGCTGTGATTTCCGGTGGGGCAGATGGACTTGGAAAAGGAATTGCCGAACGAATTGCAACCGAAGGTGGCAAACTTGCCTTGTTTGATGTGAACGAACAACTGCTGGATAAGACCGTTGGTGAATTTAGCAGCAGGGGTTTTGAGGCATCCGCTTATGTGGTGGACGTATCCTCGGAGGAGGAGGTGCGCCTGGGGTTTGAGCAGGTAGAGGCTCGCTATGGTAAAGTTGACATCATGGTTAATTCTGCCGGCATTGTAGGACCGACAAGCACCAAAATCATCGATTATGCCACAGAAGCCTTTGATAAAGTTTATGCTGTTAACCTACGAGGGGCCTTTCTGATGACAAAATATGCACTTCAGATAATGGAAAAGGTTAACTATGGCCGCATCCTGCTAATTGCTTCTATTGCCGGCAAAGAAGGTAACCCGGGCATGGTTGGTTATTCTGCAACCAAATCAGGAGTTATTGGTCTGGTAAAAGGCATTGGCAAGGAGTATGCAGAAACAGGCATTACCATCAACGGGCTTGCTCCGGCCGTTGTTAAAACAACCATGAACGAACATACTGCTCCGGAGCAGCTGGCTTATATGACTGCCAAAATTCCCATGAAGCGCCTGGGCACGGTAGCGGAAGTAGCAGCCATTAGTGCCTGGATTGTATCGAAAGAGTGTAGTTTTTCAACCGGATTTACTTTTGATCTTTCCGGCGGAAGAGCTACTTACTAA
- a CDS encoding N-acetylglucosamine-6-sulfatase (COG3119 Arylsulfatase A and related enzymes) — protein sequence MKEYYCLVNSNLRRTLLLLFLVCSLSAFGQQEKKPNIIFFLVDDLRYDFLSYLNHPWMKTPNIDALAKQSVFFENAFVTTSLCSPSRASIITGQYAHSHKVMDNASEIDHSQPTFPKELRKQGYHTAYMGKWHMGGTNSEPRPGFDHWLSFKGQGEYYDPSLNINGDIVDEKGYLTDIITNNAVNYIKERSKKEQPYFLYVSHKAVHEPFYPAKRHEGFYKKTTVALPETFADTEENYKGKPHWLRRQRKSWHGVDRDYSFGDYGDLDSFIKRYSESMLAIDESVGAIMKTLKEVGQLEETVFIFYSDNGYMLGEHGLIDKRAMYEESMRVPCFVYWPAKIKEPVRRKELVLNVDIGPTILELAGTNAPSTMHGMSFASMLQGATPIWRKDFLYEYYVDPMSVQTPTIIGLRNEKYSYITYEGIWDVNELYDLEKDPDQKNNLIGHVEIGGIFGTFLQRLKIEDPKMYEVVKPLDDRLSELMIEKGGFRSKR from the coding sequence ATGAAAGAATACTATTGCCTTGTAAATTCAAATTTAAGGAGAACCCTGCTTCTCTTATTTTTAGTATGTAGCCTTTCTGCTTTCGGGCAGCAGGAGAAAAAACCGAACATTATTTTTTTTCTGGTAGATGATCTCAGGTATGACTTCTTAAGTTATCTGAATCACCCCTGGATGAAAACGCCCAATATCGATGCACTGGCAAAGCAAAGCGTTTTTTTTGAAAATGCTTTTGTAACAACTTCTCTTTGTTCTCCCAGCAGGGCTTCTATTATTACAGGCCAATACGCGCACTCTCATAAGGTAATGGACAATGCTTCAGAAATTGACCATTCGCAACCTACTTTTCCCAAAGAGCTAAGAAAGCAAGGATACCATACTGCTTATATGGGTAAATGGCACATGGGAGGTACCAATTCAGAGCCACGCCCAGGCTTCGACCACTGGCTCTCTTTTAAGGGGCAGGGTGAATATTATGATCCTTCATTGAATATCAATGGTGATATAGTTGATGAGAAAGGATACCTGACAGATATCATTACCAATAATGCAGTCAATTACATAAAAGAAAGAAGCAAAAAGGAACAGCCCTACTTTTTGTATGTCTCACACAAAGCAGTTCATGAGCCCTTTTATCCTGCTAAAAGACATGAAGGTTTTTATAAAAAAACAACTGTTGCTCTACCTGAAACTTTTGCTGACACAGAAGAAAATTACAAAGGAAAGCCGCATTGGTTACGAAGACAAAGAAAAAGCTGGCATGGGGTTGACAGAGATTATTCTTTTGGAGATTATGGAGACCTGGATAGTTTCATTAAAAGGTACAGTGAATCAATGCTGGCGATTGATGAAAGTGTTGGCGCCATTATGAAGACCTTAAAAGAGGTTGGGCAGCTGGAAGAAACCGTTTTTATCTTTTATAGTGATAATGGCTATATGCTGGGAGAGCATGGCCTTATTGATAAAAGGGCTATGTATGAAGAGTCTATGAGGGTGCCATGTTTTGTATACTGGCCTGCAAAAATCAAGGAGCCGGTAAGAAGAAAAGAACTGGTGCTTAATGTAGATATTGGTCCTACCATTTTGGAGCTGGCAGGTACCAATGCTCCTTCAACAATGCATGGTATGTCATTTGCCAGCATGCTTCAGGGGGCTACTCCAATCTGGAGAAAAGATTTTTTATATGAATATTATGTAGATCCTATGTCGGTTCAGACGCCAACCATCATAGGGCTAAGGAATGAAAAATACAGCTATATTACCTATGAGGGGATTTGGGATGTAAATGAGCTTTATGACCTGGAAAAAGATCCTGATCAGAAAAATAACCTGATTGGCCATGTTGAGATCGGGGGCATTTTTGGAACATTTCTGCAAAGGCTTAAAATAGAAGACCCAAAAATGTATGAAGTTGTAAAACCTTTGGATGACAGGCTTTCAGAATTGATGATAGAAAAAGGAGGTTTCAGAAGTAAACGGTAG
- a CDS encoding oxidoreductase domain-containing protein (COG0673 Predicted dehydrogenases and related proteins) has translation MKKLKFAVVGAGFWSNYQIAAWNELAGVELVAVCDKDRAKAESVAHKFNVNNTYNNIEDLLERETLDFLDIITDVETHPFFTEMAASKGLDVICQKPMADSLEKAKKMVEVCRKNSVKFFVHENFRWQAPIRALKKAMDSGIIGKPFKARVTFSSAFPVFENQPFLAELDKFIITDVGSHVLDVPRFLFGEATSLYCLTNRVNNKIKGEDVANVLMEMESGLHCYVEMSYASILEKEAFPQTFILVEGDRGSLHLTHDYQLKITTRAGTKTEKIEPQFYAWANPDYAVIHSSIVDCNRDILNGLRGGRSETTGEDNFKTVELVWKSYESASVGNVIKF, from the coding sequence ATGAAGAAACTAAAGTTTGCAGTAGTAGGTGCGGGTTTTTGGTCAAATTACCAAATAGCAGCATGGAATGAGCTGGCAGGAGTTGAGCTGGTTGCTGTGTGTGATAAAGATAGGGCAAAAGCAGAAAGTGTGGCTCACAAATTTAATGTTAATAATACTTATAATAATATAGAAGATTTACTGGAAAGGGAGACGTTGGATTTTTTAGACATCATCACGGATGTTGAAACGCATCCGTTTTTTACTGAAATGGCTGCTTCTAAAGGACTGGATGTAATCTGCCAGAAACCAATGGCTGATTCTTTAGAAAAAGCTAAAAAAATGGTAGAAGTATGTAGGAAGAATAGTGTGAAATTCTTTGTTCATGAGAATTTCCGCTGGCAGGCACCTATAAGAGCCCTGAAAAAAGCAATGGATTCGGGTATTATAGGCAAGCCTTTTAAAGCCAGGGTAACTTTTTCTTCTGCATTTCCTGTGTTTGAAAATCAGCCATTTCTGGCCGAACTGGATAAATTCATCATTACGGATGTAGGCTCTCATGTGCTCGATGTGCCGCGCTTCTTATTTGGAGAAGCAACATCTTTATACTGTCTTACTAACAGGGTAAATAATAAGATAAAAGGAGAGGATGTTGCTAATGTTTTGATGGAGATGGAGAGTGGTCTGCACTGCTATGTTGAAATGTCTTATGCTTCTATTCTTGAAAAAGAAGCTTTTCCGCAGACTTTTATATTAGTAGAGGGAGATAGGGGCTCTTTACACTTAACACACGACTACCAGTTGAAAATTACAACCAGGGCCGGCACAAAGACTGAAAAAATAGAACCACAGTTTTATGCCTGGGCAAACCCCGATTATGCTGTTATTCACTCCAGCATTGTGGACTGTAATCGCGATATATTAAATGGACTGAGGGGGGGAAGGAGCGAAACAACAGGGGAGGATAATTTTAAAACAGTAGAACTGGTCTGGAAAAGCTATGAATCAGCTTCTGTCGGAAACGTAATCAAATTTTAA